The following are encoded together in the Syngnathus scovelli strain Florida chromosome 12, RoL_Ssco_1.2, whole genome shotgun sequence genome:
- the LOC125978057 gene encoding lutropin-choriogonadotropic hormone receptor-like, translating to MTSQVLWVVVAFSGILSVTSYEMFKCPKICHCTASSFQCSNDTQVASESDTTSIVLKHLDLKELPTHAFKELINIKLIMIYYSTATRIQKHAFLSIPGLREITLKNMKHLRTIEKGAFTDLPDLNYLCIFGTGVIHFPDLSTISSLAFPFSLKMQENMAIENIPANSFNGMTKMPSDISLIGSGFKEINPHAFNGTFIRTLDLRHNRQLCNIPEDAFEGALGPLYLDVSSTALSSLPRKGLEQVKRLKAKSAYALKRLPPLDSLAELGVAELTYASQCCAFHLWYSKHRQEALENPSPFCESIHTNLGRGTDLYNDHPHLEHICPSNPGIQCTPEPDPFNPCEDLLGPILGNVTWIIAFLTIVANLTVLAILLFTSRKLTISRFLICNLALADLCMGFYLMLIARMDCHSRHEYYNHATEWQTGPGCDMSGFLTMFSSELSVYTLTVISFERWYTIINAIDLNKRLSMHHVVAIMVAGWAFSLLVALLPLVGVSSYGKVSVCLPMDIDTRAAQAYVMIVLSLNVVAFLGVCFCYVCIYQSVRKPAPANRYNDAKLAKRMAVLIFTDFLCMAPISFFAISATLHMPLITMSDSKILLIIFYPINSLCNPFLYTIFTRGFRKEVRLLFQRWGGTLISFKGKGPQFPIYLPPNNVQQETTL from the exons ATGACCTCCCAGGTGCTCTGGGTTGTGGTTGCATTTTCCGGCATCCTCAGTGTGACCTCCTATGAGATGTTCAAGTGTCCAAAAATTTGCCACTGCACAGCCTCCAGCTTCCAATGCAGCAATGACACTCAAGTGGCTTCTGAAAGTGACACCACATCCAT AGTTCTCAAACACCTGGATCTCAAAGAACTTCCAACTCATGCCTTCAAAGAACTGATCAACATAAAACTGAT TATGATTTACTACAGCACTGCGACCCGAATACAGAAGCACGCCTTTCTCTCCATCCCCGGCTTGAGAGAAAT CACTCTTAAAAACATGAAACATTTGAGGACAATTGAAAAGGGTGCCTTCACTGATCTGCCTGATTTGAATTATTT ATGCATCTTTGGCACTGGGGTGATTCACTTCCCCGACTTATCCACTATATCTTCCTTGGCCTTCCCGTTCAGCCT AAAAATGCAAGAAAACATGGCCATAGAAAATATCCCTGCCAATTCTTTCAATGGTATGACAAAGATGCCCAGTGACAT AAGCCTGATTGGAAGCGGTTTTAAGGAAATCAACCCACATGCATTTAATGGAACCTTCATCAGAACACT GGATTTAAGGCACAACAGACAACTGTGCAACATTCCAGAAGATGCTTTTGAGGGAGCCTTGGGCCCGCTTTATCT GGATGTGTCCTCCACAGCACTGAGCTCCCTCCCTCGGAAAGGGTTGGAGCAGGTAAAGCGCCTGAAAGCCAAATCTGCTTATGCACTGAAGCGCCTTCCTCCATTAGACAGCCTGGCCGAGCTGGGGGTGGCCGAACTGACTTATGCAAGCCAGTGTTGTGCTTTCCACTTGTGGTACAGCAAGCATAG ACAAGAGGCCCTCGAGAATCCATCGCCGTTTTGTGAATCGATTCACAC AAATTTAGGGCGAGGCACTGACCTCTACAACGACCATCCACATTTGGAACATATTTGTCCCAGCAACCCCGGCATCCAGTGCACGCCGGAACCAGATCCTTTTAACCCTTGTGAGGACCTCCTGGGTCCCATCCTGGGCAACGTCACCTGGATAATCGCTTTTTTAACCATTGTTGCTAACCTCACTGTGCTGGCCATCTTGCTTTTTACCAGTCGCAAGTTAACCATCTCCCGGTTTCTCATATGTAACCTAGCCCTGGCAGACCTGTGCATGGGTTTTTACCTGATGCTCATTGCCCGCATGGACTGCCACTCTCGCCACGAGTACTATAACCACGCCACGGAATGGCAGACGGGCCCAGGATGCGACATGTCAGGCTTCCTGACGATGTTTTCAAGCGAGCTATCAGTTTATACGCTCACTGTGATCAGTTTTGAACGCTGGTACACTATCATCAATGCCATTGATCTGAACAAAAGGCTTAGCATGCACCATGTGGTGGCCATCATGGTCGCAGGTTGGGCCTTCTCCCTGCTAGTTGCTCTGCTGCCCCTAGTGGGAGTCAGCAGCTATGGCAAGGTGAGCGTCTGTCTCCCAATGGATATCGATACACGGGCTGCTCAGGCATACGTGATGATTGTGCTCTCGCTTAATGttgtcgcatttttgggggtgTGTTTCTGCTACGTGTGCATCTACCAGAGTGTCCGCAAGCCGGCGCCCGCCAATCGCTACAATGACGCAAAGCTCGCCAAGCGCATGGCAGTGCTCATTTTCACCGACTTCCTTTGCATGGCGCCAATCTCCTTCTTTGCAATCTCTGCAACCCTGCACATGCCCCTTATCACCATGTCTGACTCCAAGATTCTTCTTATCATTTTTTATCCTATCAATTCTCTCTGCAACCCTTTTCTGTACACCATCTTCACTCGGGGCTTTAGGAAAGAGGTGCGGCTTCTGTTCCAACGGTGGGGGGGTACTCTTATATCATTCAAAGGTAAAGGCCCACAGTTCCCAATTTACCTGCCTCCAAATAATGTCCAGCAGGAAACCACGCTTTAG